A segment of the Trifolium pratense cultivar HEN17-A07 linkage group LG7, ARS_RC_1.1, whole genome shotgun sequence genome:
CTATTGACTTGTTTAAGGCATATCTTATCTTATGCcattattataataaatcatATGTAAGATATAGTAAGGATGTATGCTTTTAAAATGGGACTAATTACTGTGTCTTAATTGTCTCAGTTGTTGCATATATATTCAAAACCATATATATATCAACACCAAATCTCAATTTGTAGAATACATCAATCAATTATTTATAGAAGAATATATATCATTAAATTAACATTGTAGCATGCATGTTTGGGTTGGATAATTTTATggtcaacatatatatatatttttaatcaaaatcttTTTAGATAAACGtgttaaaaacaataaaattttccAAACATGGTAGGATAAGGCTATAGATAAATTTTGAAGATTAATTGCAAGAAGTGAATTTGCATGAAACATTTCCAGCCCCAGAATTAGCCCTCATGAAGTGTAAAGCAGTGTGGAGGACATCCCTAGTTGAGCCCATCAATGCCAAATTCATGTGTGTGACTACACCAAGTGGATGGTATGAGAATTGGATGCTGTTATATGAGTTAAGAAGTGCAGTGACCCCTTCTCTCAATAGAGTCCTATAAGGATCTCCTCTCCCTTTCAATCCATACCACAAAGTCATATCTGTTCCATATCTCCTTGCCGCAACCATTCCAAAAGCTACTGCTACTTTAGTGTCCCTGTTCACACCTCTCCAATAGCATTCGTATTCGGGCATTGTCCACATCCTATCAAACAATTTACAACATtaattactattatatattattcatatatatataaacttacTTAGTATTATGCTACAATTAAGGCTTATTAGTATTATGCTAGTTAGTTTAACGGTAATAAACTTACTTTGACGGACAAGCTGAAGCTTGTGCGAAAATCCCTGGTGGCAGTGGTCCTAGTGGAGGTAGTGGTGGAAGTTGTGGCGTTGGGGGTAGAACAAAatgtggaggaggaggaggaggagaaacGGGTGGTGCCAATATTGGTGGTGGGGATGGATTGGAAGATGCTGAACAGTATTGCATAGGTTGAGGAGGTTGAGCAAGGAGAGGATCCACAGCATACATCTCCATGTCAAACATCCTAAACATGAGTCTAGGATTTTGAGCAGGACCAGCACCTTCACCACAACTCATTGATCCACCTTGTCTATTATTACTTCCCGAAACATGTGCAGAACAACCACCTAAGTCTGGTGCACCATCAAACCTCATTGTATAACTCCCAAACCAATTTGTTGTTTCTTCTCTTGACATTGTTATTTCACCATTGCTGTCACTGCATGACAGAGTTACTTTTGCACCTGTTTGTAGTACCAAAAAATAACAGGGTCTGGTTGGTGCAAGGCATTAACTTTGGTCAATAAAGTCTAAAACATAGGTatatatgaaattaataaatagaTTATGACCAAATTAACTGTATTCATTCAACATAACCAGCTGGCCAACTGTCCCAACTCCATTTATTGATCAGAAAATTTGAAAGCTAAGACACACAAAAAAAGGTCACTTACTGAAACAGGaagcataaaaaaaatcttgcaCTTTCACCTCACAACATGTGAGTATGGGAAAAAGTATTTGTCCATTTCAAGATACGCAACAACAAAGTGTTTTTCTTTTCAACAGTAAAATTTAGGGGATGTCTATGTGTAGAAGTGTCCCCTATGGTGTAGGATGGATCAATGTTTGAAAATGATGTTTCTAGTAAGTACCGTGAAACATTATACTACTTTattcatcccaaaatataagatatCTTTGACAAAAACATTCTCTTATCAAAGTTAATTACCCGTCAATTTTTAAGAGTGAGACATGATAATCTTTTATTTCTCTTAATTTAATTAGaaatatttttgtgaaaatttaattaatgcaCCTTAAACTTTGAAAATGCTCGGGacaatagattttttaaaacatgTCTTGGGACCAaggtaatattattatttgactTCATGGTTGAGACGGTGACCCCTACCAAATTCAAAACTcaattcattttcttatttttgtcaaataaatacCTATCATATAACTTTTTTAGTCATAAACATGTGAATGATTCTACATTTCTACTTAAAAGTGATAATATTGGTTGTCATCGAATTTTAAGTAACAATCTAATGTAGAACACATAGACACTTCTCCACCgtagtaaattagtaatttcCTAAGCCTAATGTTACACTTAGATGTATATCATAATCTCATAACTTAATGTTTTGGGAACATATAATTCAAATTAGTTGAATAATAGTACCCCTTACTTTTGGTCTAATGAAGAATATGATAATTAGTAATTGCaagttcaaataaaataaaaccataaTAAACATGAAACAAAAATGATGTTGAAGGCATAGATCTCACCATTAACAGGATAATCAAAAAGGGATCTCTGGCCATCTTTACATTGGTCACAAATGACAGTACCAGTGACCAAGGTATCTGCCTTTGTTCCATCAATGGTGACTGAAAGAATAAGACATGCTGCAAACAAGAGTTTCTTTAGCAACTCCATGAACGTTGGAAGTGTAGTTAGCAAATGCAAAGAACATAAGAAATGGACTGTGATGGTACTGAGTGTGTGATAAGATGTAATGAATGAAGTGTTAAATAAATAGTAGTTGAATGAAATGCAAAAGTGTGGTATAAGAACTAATGAATCCCAAATAGATGCACACTCCTAACTTTCAACTGCCGCTTTTAATGCTAGCTCTGCTCATAATCACTTTTTCATGTGggaatgaaattaataatcctgaacactttgaaaaaataacatagatcaatgaagcacatttaacatactAGTAGTTATTTGCATTTAatatactcttataaatttaaagagtcttaatatagaaattcaaaaaattcaacatgtgccatatatgcacaaattcaacatttaatgatacaaaaattttaatacttgaaaaattaaaatgcacaaattctaaaacatgatttctatttttgcttccttaacatgtgccatatatacatatgttaacattctctatttttaaattttctctcATACTAAATAAGGgcaaaagtgaaattaaacatttaaaacatttaaaaaatggtcaaaatttcttataaaaataatcggtttttttttctcaaaatgttccttataaaaaagacgGGAGGGAGTAATCAAATTCCACACTTGCTTGTTTCATGTAAATTAAGAAACTACTATCTCTATTAAGCATCAATTATTCATCGTTATCATAAATGTAAAGTAGTAAAATATAATGTGGAAGTGATATGCACATAATTAagatgacattttttgtttataaatgtGTGTGGCACTTATtgtgggacaaaaaaaaaacatttttaccatatttaataattaccgGTAGTTTGGTTagtatttttctcttttaaccGGATTTGAATCCAGGACTCCAACTTCATTAACCATTAGTTCAAAACATTTGAGCCATACATCCACAATTATTAACTTATTTATAACAAACCTAGTTAAACTAACTTggatttaaaattataaacatgTTACTCGAATAAAACCGCTTTTTGATAAACATATGTTAGTTGAATCAAACTAGTATAAATTTAGACGAGTTGGTTTGGTTTGAACCAAATTAAAGAAAAGCCCTCAAACTAAACCTTTTGAAATGAATTGGATCAATGAATTAATTTGAGCCAGTAAACACCCCTTATAGTCCCTTACACTTACACAAtgacattttaattaatatagtgTGAAGTGTGTGTGTCCCACACATTTATGATGTCTGTACCAATGCAATCGGAGCAAAACAACCATAAACTAGTAATCTTGAATTAAGCTGAATATGTTAGTGACATGGTGACTCAATGGAATGCAAAGGAGAAATTAAGATAGCCGTCAAGGTAGAGTTGAGAGTATAGAGTAGAGACAGAGCAATTCATTAATGCTAGCTGCTAGCTGGGAAGAAACTCAAACATTTGTGTAATCTGAATTCGGTTCGGATTTAAGAAGAAGCTAACGTCCATTACTTACTTTTCATCAAACAAACATTTTCTCCTTTCCAACCATACATCACATGCCAATCACTTAATGTCACGATTTATTAGGGGTCTGGACAGAGATTTGGGCTAAACCAAACCCAATGTCAAATTCATCGGCCCAATGCCACATCCATTGGCCTCTATATATATGACCTTCACAAACCTAACAAGGTATGCATTGCTCTAACCTCGACCTCCACCTCAAGCTTATACTGACTTGGGTGTCAGAGCATTTTCTGCAGGTACCCCCCTTCGGTGTTGCCGGTCGTCTCCAATGCTCCAATTCGAACCTCCGGCTCGGAGCATCCTTCCACTGATCCACCACAAGTGAGTTCTTTATCTCTACCGATAAAACTTGAGTTCTGTTACGAACAGTGGCGCCATATGTGGAAACCAAGCTTCCCAGTTTTTTCCTGCTTAAAAACCAAAAGCTTCCTTCATCAACCAACAACAACGCGACCAATGGATGACATCAACAACCAAATACCGGAGCAAACGGCGGAGAACAACAGTCAATACCTCCAACTGGATGGACTTCCGACCTCCGTTACCGGAGATAGCCATGATCAAAGCATGGACTACGAACCCTACATCCCTGAGGAGCCACAGATCCCGACAGCTGCACCGCTGCCTGCGACTGGAGCAATGCCTCTTCCTTAGGGAGCTCCTATGCAAGATATAATGGTTGCGCTGGTCAACACAATCAACCGCCAGTCGGACATGATCTTGCAGCAGAACCAGAAATTTGAAGAGCATAACATAAGGCTCGAGTCTAAAAGTCGGCGAATTGACGCAATTGCGGAATCGCGGGTCACAACACATTCCCAGAATCGTCGTCCCCGTCGATCTCTCACTCCGGTAAGAAGCCAAAGTTTCTCAAGATCAAAAACACCACCTCCTCGAAGAAGGCGAGCAAGCCCAAGGGGAAATGAGGAAATTCATCGAAACTCTCCTCCTCGCGAGGAAAGGCGGGCAAGGCAATCGCCGAGGAGGCACTCCCCAAGAAGGGCCTCTCCCCCACGACATCAGCGACGAAGCTCGCCAGTTGGGGGATAAAGTCACCAAGGACCCCTCTCCAGAAGAATTAGAGAGCTCCCACTACCTGCTGGATTGGAAAAACCACCGGTAATGGACACATATGATGGTTCCTCAGACCCTGACGAGCACATCGAAAATTTggaagctctcctcgagtacaggAATGTACGAGGATCTATCAAGTGTAAGTTGTTCCCAACCACTCCAAGGAAAGGAGCAATGACTTGGTACAAAAGCTTACCACCAGGATCTATCGACTCTTGGTCAAAACTTTGCGCTCGCTTCAAAGCGCACTTCACTCCTTCTCGACGTCATCCAAAGACGGAGGCAACGCTCGAAGCAATCATACAGGGTGAAACTGAGTCATTAAGGTCTTACCTAGAGCGTTTCACCAAAGCTGCTGTCGAGgtgaaaattgaagaaatgaTTAAGCTATACTTGTTGGATAGAGGGCTTCGTCGAGATAGCGATTTCGCCAAAGTTGTAGGCATCGAGGAGCCACGAACCCTCGACGCTTTATTTGAAAAGGCTCAGAAATACATTTCCTACGAAGTAAAGCAAGTGGCCATCGACCTCAGAAGGCCTAAAGGTCATGAGAAATCAAAAAGCTATGAAAAAGATgaagctggaacctcgcgaagaggAAATGAAAGGAGAAAAGAGGATAAGATCAAAGATTCTAAACCTCCACGAGGCAAGTTCACCGGATATACTCTATTGAACGCTCCTAGAGAGAAAATCCTCGCCGAAGTCGTTGCTGCAGACTTCAAGAAAGCTGGGATCCATTTCCCAAAGCAGTTGCCCGCCAAAGCGCATACcgacaaaacaaaattttgtcgCTATCACAAAAGTCATGGGCTTGTGACTGAAGATTGTGTCCATCTAAAGGACGCAATCGAAATCTTAATTCAGAAAAGATACGCCCGAAAATACGTCCAAGATGGCGAGCAAGTCCAATAGAGGGAACCACGAGAAGTTGCTATGGTTATAGATGCTCCCGAGGGGGATGATCGGACGACTATTCCAGCTGTGTACGCCATATCCACGCCAGAAATCCTTCTCCCATCTCCAAATTCCGATGAAGAGGCGCTGatgaggcatttcaacgcccacATGAACGGCTCATGGGAAAATTTCCCAAAGGCCATGGTGATCACTAGTGGAGGAATCAGCAAAAACACAGTAGGATCGGTGAAGAGGAAATTTGAGGAGCTGGAAAGCATTTGCTCGGTGAATCCCATCACCGTGTCAAAGCCCAAAGAAGGCTCTATTCCGCTAGCATTTTACAAAGAGGAGGTACTACGGGGCTCCCCCAATTACCAAATACCTCTGCTAGTAAGGGCACGCATGGTGACTTCGATGTCCATCGAATTCTCGTGGATCAAGGAAGCTCGTGTGATGTCATGTACTTAGGCCTGTTCAAGATTCTCCAGCTGTCagaaaaaaatttgatgacCTGACCTTTAAGGGTTCAACGAATTTACTACTAAGCCATGGGGTTACATGGATCTGATCGTTACCTTCGGCGAAGAAAAGGCAATGAAGTCTGTGAAAGTacaattcatggtcgtcgaTTGCCCATCTCTGTGcaactgcatcatcggcagaactACATTAGCCGAGCTCTATGCAGTGTCATCCACTATCCACCTGAAGATCAAATACTACACTCAGGACGATTAGGTTACCACTATCAACGGGGACATAGCTGCAGCGAGGAGATATTTTGCAGTGCAATATTGCAGCGAGTATACATCAAAGTCGTAGAGGAAATTTGAAAAGGAACGGTTAATAAGATGAAGATGGAgaatgttgtgaattcggattgaatcacaccaataccTTGATGTGTGTGGAGCAAATGGATTAAAGCAATCAACAAGCGAGAATgacaataaaaacaataacgAAAGATAAACCGCGAAAACGTAAAGAACACGAGatattgtttacccagttcggttataacaacctagtctgggggagagagactctccgttccactatcaatgaaaagcttgattacaaagatttaatacaagagttgcaagaatttagCCTTGATCctaaattctacccttttcccgaatctctccctgtgaccaagagattcaatcaataagtgtttacaaggtgatgaatcaatccccaaccctagagtatgtccaagagaagttctctaataaaccctagtcttttgttggctttagaaaccctaaaatcacctttaaaaagtcagaaaacgcataacatatatataggcccGCAGGCACTACGCCTGGGCGCAGCCTCCCACGCCTGAGCGTGAGCAGGCAGTGTTCAGCCCAGTTTTTCACGCCTGGGcgccagctcccacgcctgagcgtgagcaggcagaatctaccaaaacatgattttctgatttttacattatttcaaggcaatattcaacaGAGAATAATCCTTTGTTATTCCAAAgaacttaaaattttgaaacctCGTATGGAAATTTCACTTTCCAATCCTCAAGTTACGGAGAAGCTAGCTTCGATGCTGCCGAATACACGGAGGGATGCAATTCGGTTGTTAAAATTGTTCTTGGATGAAACTAGGGAAGATctcttttttataaactatatcttggtttatttatttttatgcatatttatacgatagtaatttttttattgcacTGATATTTTGTATATTGTCTTATACTTTCATACGATATATTAtctgttggatatgccttgaaatctcagttacaagaagtcagaaaaatctttgttgaatctttttgcatctttgatgttttgaagattttttgggaaaaaaatatattttcttggaagatactttgacttggatttgttttattttaaaacagatttgttactaatttttttggcatattatttttctataaatagggagtgctttattcatagaaaaattgagaaagagagagagaaagggagcaacaatgtagggttttcaattaggatttgccgccgacacaaggctagggttttagagagaaacaagaggggttgtctcttggtataactctagggtttGGCAAAGGGGATTGAtatacaccttgggaaacacttgtcaaattgagtctcttggccacgggaagagattcgggttttgggtagaattaagattaattcttgtaacccaattgggaatttctttgtagcgttactctttgatatagtggaacggaggggctgctctctcccccagactaggtcattattggaccgaactgggtaaacaaattatcgtgttctttcttctcctttatcttttatcggttattattattattgcttattccgcttaattatttggttgccgttctattgctccacacatcaagttttcattggtgtgattttaagacgaattcacaacaattggcgcccaccgtggggcaatcggaacaatttgaagtgagcaccatgggttctaagtaggatatcgagggactttccaaaagcaatttggaattgtggaaagtgaagatggaagcaattttaatgttcgggatgatgggtaaaacatggagtgttgttatccggtgcctcgaagataaaAGGTTAATGGAGATGGCGAAGAtggtcggcctggagaggcggtggtaataatactcgacatcagcctggagaggcggtgctaagaatactcaggttacttctgaaacaacaactttattatgaggatgcggaggtgctagtggaagttgggaaccggtggagtgttgagtcatggacgTTGGATACTCCTATCACATGTGGTCAAAGAAGGAATACTTTGAGactctagagctagttgaaggtggagtcgttcatcttgaaaacgtaaagcttgaaggttcaaggtatgagttcagtttgtcttacgaagtttgacaatcgtgagtttctttacacgatgtgaggtatgtttctgaacttagatgcaaagacagttggtcatgcatctataactagtggtgattctcgtaatgtggttgagttgtgggacttcgggtgtacctgttagtgacatgagtttagttggactagtgaacaaggtttactaggtgttgaactgaactggaattgttggagactaacaataacttgaagtatgtttcagaggagttgaagaggtcttgcgtgttacaaggtggagatcatggtgggtatactttggtggaaactcagtttgaggtggagtcttccaatagtggtagacagtcaacattagctcttggctatctaatcgtAGATATGGAGGAGActggtattgttgaaccaaaggggatgaccatggagaccttgtggattatgtttcaattgtggctgaagaagtgcaagaccttgagaggatcttcagggaggcaattgaaagcaacaggtgatcagacttggtaacttgtgagactactggaggtagttggatacaaggagagtttgatgttgcagcttgtggaaccacctaaaattccaaggttggtttggagccaagcaaaacttcgagagtacggaaggcattccggggtcgaagagtggtgaaggcttgtagggctatcgcaaaaaatccatggatagtcggaggcaagcgattcttcaggaggatggaaaaggcacaatccgggggctgaagagggatggtggagcttgttgagctatctaaaattccgatgatagttgggagcaagcgtttcttcagggaggtacgaagttgaccacttcggagtctgaagaggttgcggtgaatcttgtggggctacctaaaatcctatggtagtgggatgcaagatcttcatgagagcggaaggcattccgaggatgaagagggaggtacaatccggtgatcttgaatagaagattcaagatggagagagcagcacggtggttgatgggatcaccaacgatttaaaggcaaggtggagaattgttggatatgccttgaaatctcagttacaagaagtcagaaaaatctttgttgaatctttttgtatatttgatgttttgaagattttttgggaaaaaaatatattttcttggaagatactttgacttggatttgttttattttaaaacagatttgttactaatttttttggcatattatttttctataaatagggagtgctttattcatagaaaaattgagaaagagagagagaaagggagcaacaatgtagggttttcaattaggatttgccgccgacacaaggctagggttttagagagaaacaagaggggttgtctcttggtataactctagggtttggcaaaggggattgattacaccttgggaaacacttgtcaaattgagtctcttggccacgggaagagattcgggttttgggtagaattaggattaattcttgtaacccaattgagaatttctttgtagcgttactctttgatatagtggaacggaggggctgctctctcccccagactaggtcattattggaccgaactgggtaaacaaattatcgtgttctttcttctcctttatcttttatcggttattattattattgcttattccgcttaattatttggttgccgttctattgctccacacatcaagttttcattggtgtgattttacgacgaattcacaacattaTCCAAAAGTAGGGATTGATCCCTTGCATATGCAACAAATGATATCTTTCAACTAAGtctaattatatttgttttgttttaaacaTGAGCGATTGATTGCTTGCGAACAATATTTGGTTTTTGAAACTACGGCTCTAAACAGTTTTGCCCAACACAGTTTCTTTCGAGAGCTTAAAAGTTTTATggaaaaaatgcaatttttttacttAACATAAATAAATGTCAAAATAAACTTTATACATAAAATTATGAGTTTAGATTCAGGCTTTACTCTCACTTGTGTTTACAATTTGTACGTTGGTATAATTTATAGCTTACATGTGCCAAGGTACGATTATTCAAGCACTCTATACTTTCATTTCACATTGATCACATATACGATTCTTGAATTGATTATATAAGCGCAAATGCAGTTTGCACCAAAGTACGATTCTTAAATTGATTATACTTTCACTCCACTTTAAGCGCAAACGAATTACGTGTCGGAGTAATATAACCTGTTTTACTGTTACATTTGCCACTATAAACCACTACTTTGAAAACCTATTAAGCTATTACCGTCGTAATTGTATCAACCTTAATCAATCAATTATGTTCCtttgagcttataaaaaaaataataattatgttcCTTTCAGAGCAATTTTAATAACTATaatgaaattaaatgcaatatttcatatattttatgattaaattagAGAAAGAGCAATGAATTTGTTCCTCATAATTTTCCAACACATCATTTTATTTCTACGACTTTTCGCATCACATCACTAAcatatttttctctcttaaGTGTCAAAGGGGTGTATGGTGTGTCATGAAATATTTTCCTCAAGAGAAATGAATTTTTGAGGACACCAATATATAGTATGGTTTATTCTAGTAGAATCCTATTTTTCTGCGCATAATACTTTCAttcaaccaaaaacaaaaatcataaaattgaGCTAATTCTTTTTATCAATGGGAATATAAAAATGAGTTAGTGCATCTTGATTTTATTGAAGAGAGCTGAAAACTTGCAAAAAAGTCACACTCCATGCATCAACCTTTAGCTAACCACATACACAGATCAATCGAATGAATAAAAGATGGGAGATGAATTGatttagatatattaattaatcaatatgcttgaatatatttgaattaaaGCACCATAATTCCCCCAACATTGATATATAGTAGCAAACACACAAAGCAAAAGTACGTACCGAAATTAAACAaacgaaaaataaaaagtaaagatCATATGCATGATGCATGTTTTATGTTTAAGATCAATCATCAAAGTTGGCCGCAGTCAGCGATAACCACCGCCTTTGACGTCTTTCCGGAGCTGGACCCTACTTTCTCGATCTCCTTCACCACATCCAATCCTTCAACCACCTGACCAAAAACCACATGTTTTCCATCAAGCCACTCTGTCTTCGTCGTGCAAATAAAGAACTGAGATCCATTTGTACCGGGCCCCGCATTCG
Coding sequences within it:
- the LOC123897158 gene encoding uncharacterized protein LOC123897158 translates to MELLKKLLFAACLILSVTIDGTKADTLVTGTVICDQCKDGQRSLFDYPVNGAKVTLSCSDSNGEITMSREETTNWFGSYTMRFDGAPDLGGCSAHVSGSNNRQGGSMSCGEGAGPAQNPRLMFRMFDMEMYAVDPLLAQPPQPMQYCSASSNPSPPPILAPPVSPPPPPPHFVLPPTPQLPPLPPLGPLPPGIFAQASACPSKMWTMPEYECYWRGVNRDTKVAVAFGMVAARRYGTDMTLWYGLKGRGDPYRTLLREGVTALLNSYNSIQFSYHPLGVVTHMNLALMGSTRDVLHTALHFMRANSGAGNVSCKFTSCN
- the LOC123899629 gene encoding uncharacterized protein LOC123899629; translated protein: MDTYDGSSDPDEHIENLEALLEYRNVRGSIKCKLFPTTPRKGAMTWYKSLPPGSIDSWSKLCARFKAHFTPSRRHPKTEATLEAIIQGETESLRSYLERFTKAAVEVKIEEMIKLYLLDRGLRRDSDFAKVVGIEEPRTLDALFEKAQKYISYEVKQVAIDLRRPKGHEKSKSYEKDEAGTSRRGNERRKEDKIKDSKPPRGKFTGYTLLNAPREKILAEVVAADFKKAGIHFPKQLPAKAHTDKTKFCRYHKSHGLVTEDCVHLKDAIEILIQKRYARKYVQDGEQVQ